The Daucus carota subsp. sativus chromosome 9, DH1 v3.0, whole genome shotgun sequence genome window below encodes:
- the LOC108202962 gene encoding uncharacterized protein LOC108202962 — translation MAFTPKQMSLIVATFGVLSFIFGVIAENKKPPSGTPITGKGVVICKYPSDPTIVLGYLSFAFLVVSSVTGFLSLFYPYKGKSIPQAALFQSTSFVVFFNIALGTAGLAAALLLWPTIVEQGHRSNKIHHNMETTCPTAKTGLLGGGAFVSLDSALFWLVALMLADNAREDYFEEKVVAGKADLDSVVAS, via the exons ATGGCGTTTACTCCGAAACAGATGTCTTTAATTGTGGCAACATTTGGTGTGCTGTCCTTCATATTTGGAGTCATTGCTGAAAACAAGAAG cCTCCTTCTGGAACTCCAATCACAGGAAAAGGCGTTGTTATCTGCAAGTATCCATCAGACCCAACCATTGTTTTGGGCTATCTTTCATTTGCATTTCTCGTCGTTTCTTCGGTGACTGGTTTCTTGTCTCTCTTTTATCCTTACAAGGGAAAGAGTATTCCACAGGCAGCTTTATTTCAGAGCACTAGCTTCGTTGTATTTTTCAACATTGCTCT GGGTACAGCTGGATTAGCTGCAGCATTACTATTATGGCCTACAATAGTCGAACAGGGTCACCGGTCAAATAAAATTCATCATAATATGGAAACAACTTGCCCTACTGCTAAGACGGGCCTTCTTGGTGGTGGTGCCTTTGTTTCTCTTGATTCAGCCCTCTTTTGGTTGGTTGCCCTTATGCTAGCTGACAATGCGAGGGAGGACTACTTCGAGGAAAAAGTAGTGGCGGGTAAAGCTGATCTTGACAGTGTTGTAGCATCTTAA
- the LOC108202960 gene encoding protein BREAST CANCER SUSCEPTIBILITY 2 homolog B-like isoform X2, giving the protein MSTWQLHSDAENNLRWSRLPDDPQTEVQTAAPTQLRRRLPSISDLALKGYSKLKESNNNNDSVNESGYQMFRTGSGKPLVANQSSLSKASAMLSEVVFDQGYPELNQSNANSVNELGYQMFQTGSGNPVAVNQSSLLKASAMLGDIISDQGHSMINESNANSLNDSGYQMFRTGSGKPVAVNQSSLSKASAMLSDVVSDQGYSKISGSNANSVNESGYQMFRTGSGKPVVVNQSSLLKASAMMSDAVSDQGFTKLTGNVGRPLRSPSTFRNGFKNSLALKRSPLSKASSILTNEAEPTVVTGSGVTVDTGQVKAIDSACNFGNSMFQTGSGKTVTISTSGLARAQKLLCLKDNHTHQGFEGMMQQLHAIPSNQQSLHHLGLEMGVADKQSKDSISSLRSPLKVRSETSGSELLEVTPDSVHSISRPSSIKFHTAGGRSISVSSNALQRARSLLGDPELGSFMNEGDAGEPVFSIFKDRKSNMNLKKSYCSDTCVSDQHSVTRKRVAKNFISPLRPTSSQKQSLVNVGSGKNLIRNFDAEAHESTTCNDVKGCQKYPKNNDPYSSDNTTREDNIAGSGFQKDPHKKQRGWPLVDISNTTDMGDRSNKQAVAVKRVVDRRSSGSFKKPRVSKFITPLNNEIPYTENGSLAIDPEESSYKNKFPGRYPFQATRKYVKEYFGAPPSVNTTLEHLPECIRTMNPDRAEKHCFPSECGSDSVGKEAFSAMLLQSGASMKYISDTWVTNHYKWIVWKLACYERFYSERYLTVSNVMEELKYRYDREVNHGHRSAIKRILEGDAPPYSVLVLCISSIQRNTEAIIKNISNSHGVDKSKVANVELTDGWYAVNAVLDAPLSKKLDSGKLFVGQKLKISGAGLSGWAGPVSPLEVPSTVSLVLHINGTYRSHWAERLGFCKSGCAPLAFDCIKSGGGVIPSTFVGIQRIYPVLYRERLSDGEYTVRSERMEAKMQQLYNQRRSEVAEEVISELQRADADILINSDGSEEAAKIFKILETSAEPEILMAGMSSKQLKSLSIYQAKLEETRQSNIHQSIEKAFENSGLSGRDVTPFMRLSVVGLTTKIGQEKCYPRKGLITIWNPTEEQKLELVEGQAYAVSGLVAFNSGSDTLYLQTRGPTTKWRHLSSSALEQYQPFYKPRKPVSLYNLDEVPLSSEFDIAGFVIFVGEVHATANQRKQWVFVTDCSVHGSHTNRPSDDLLAISFCAPTSGHDLYLPISHNLVGSTVGFCNIIKKEKDQMNHIWVAETTENSDYSLTYEHRQYIHLKGAAIASQKWAEVSSLTVEKLKQKVISIV; this is encoded by the exons ATGTCTACGTGGCAGCTTCACTCAGACGCCGAAAACAATCTTCGGTGGAGCCGTCTCCCCGATGACCCCCAAACCGAAGTCCAAACCGCCGCACCGACTCAATTACGACGTCGTCTTCCTTCCATTTCCGATCTAGCGCTCAAAg GTTATTCGAAGTTGAAGGAgagtaataataacaatgaTAGTGTGAATGAGTCGGGTTACCAGATGTTTCGGACCGGGTCGGGCAAGCCTTTAGTTGCCAATCAGTCTTCATTATCAAAAGCATCAGCTATGCTGAGCGAGGTCGTATTTGATCAAG GTTATCCGGAGCTAAACCAGAGCAATGCTAATAGTGTGAATGAGTTGGGTTATCAGATGTTTCAGACCGGGTCAGGTAATCCTGTAGCTGTCAATCAATCTTCATTATTAAAAGCATCAGCTATGTTGGGCGATATCATATCAGATCAAG gtCATTCGATGATAAACGAGAGTAATGCTAATAGTTTGAATGACTCGGGTTATCAAATGTTTCGGACCGGGTCGGGTAAGCCCGTAGCAGTCAATCAGTCTTCCTTATCAAAAGCATCAGCTATGTTGAGTGATGTTGTATCGGATCAAG GTTATTCGAAAATAAGTGGGAGCAATGCTAATAGTGTCAATGAGTCGGGTTATCAGATGTTTCGGACTGGGTCTGGTAAACCAGTAGTTGTCAATCAATCGTCACTACTGAAAGCATCAGCTATGATGAGTGACGCTGTATCTGATCAAG GATTTACAAAGCTCACTGGAAATGTTGGACGACCTCTTAGAAGCCCTTCAACATTTCGAAATGGATTCAAGAATTCACTTGCTTTAAAAAGGTCTCCTCTTTCGAAAGCTTCATCAATTCTTACCAATGAAGCTGAGCCTACCGTGGTCACAGGGAGCGGGGTTACTGTAGATACAG GCCAGGTAAAAGCAATAGATAGCGCATGCAATTTTGGAAATTCAATGTTCCAGACAGGGTCAGGGAAAACAGTAACTATATCTACCTCAGGTCTTGCAAGAGCCCAAAAATTGTTGTGCTTGAAGGACAATCACACTCATCAAGGTTTTGAAGGAATGATGCAGCAGTTACATGCCATACCTAGTAATCAGCAAAGTTTGCATCATTTGGGTTTGGAGATGGGTGTTGCTGATAAGCAGTCAAAAGACAGCATCTCAAGTCTAAGATCTCCTCTCAAGGTAAGGTCTGAAACATCAGGGAGTGAGTTGCTGGAGGTTACTCCAGATAGTGTGCATTCTATTTCAAGACCATCTTCTATTAAGTTTCATACTGCTGGTGGAAGATCTATATCAGTTTCTAGTAATGCCTTGCAACGTGCAAGGAGCCTTCTTGGAGACCCAGAGTTGGGAAGTTTCATGAATGAAGGGGATGCTGGTGAGCCTGTCTTTTCCATTTTTAAAGACAGAAAATCGaatatgaatttaaaaaaatcatattgctCAGATACATGTGTTTCGGACCAACACTCTGTAACAAGAAAACGAGTGGCAAAGAACTTCATATCTCCTCTGCGTCCAACTTCCTCCCAAAAACAATCCTTGGTTAATGTAGGTTCAGGGAAAAACTTGATCAGAAACTTTGATGCAGAGGCCCATGAAAGCACTACTTGTAATGATGTGAAGGGCTGCCAAAAGTATCCTAAGAATAACGATCCCTATTCCTCCGATAATACAACACGCGAAGACAATATAGCTGGTTCTGGTTTCCAAAAAGACCCACACAAAAAGCAAAGAGGTTGGCCATTAGTTGATATCTCAAACACCACTGACATGGGTGATAGAAGTAACAAACAAGCTGTGGCTGTAAAGAGAGTAGTGGATAGGAGGAGCTCTGGTTCTTTCAAGAAGCCCCGTGTTTCTAAATTTATCACCCCCCTTAACAATGAAATTCCATATACTGAAAATG GTTCACTAGCCATAGATCCTGAAGAATCTTCTTACAAGAATAAGTTTCCTGGTCGATACCCTTTCCAGGCTACTCGAAAGTATGTCAAAGAGTATTTTGGTGCGCCGCCATCTGTCAATACTACG TTGGAGCATTTGCCAGAATGTATTAGAACAATGAATCCAGATAGAGCAGAGAAACATTGTTTCCCTAGTGAATGTGGTTCTGATAGTGTTGGGAAAGAAGCTTTTTCTGCAATGTTGCTGCAATCTGGAGCTTCCATGAAATATATTTCAGACAC TTGGGTTACAAATCACTATAAGTGGATTGTCTGGAAGCTTGCATGCTATGAACGATTTTATTCTGAGAGGTATCTGACCGTTAGTAATGTTATGGAAGAACTGAAATACAG ATATGATAGAGAAGTAAATCATGGACATCGATCAGCTATAAAAAGAATCTTAGAAGGAGATGCACCACCGTATTCTGTACTGGTACTTTGCATATCATCCATCCAGAGAAATACAGAGgcaataatcaaaaatatcagTAACTCACACGGAGTTGATAAAAGCAAAGTTGCAAATGTGGAATTGACAGATGGGTG GTATGCAGTGAATGCTGTACTAGATGCACCATTGTCTAAAAAGCTGGACTCCGGGAAATTGTTTGTCGGACAAAAACTTAAG ATCTCAGGAGCAGGACTAAGTGGTTGGGCTGGTCCAGTTTCACCTCTCGAG GTGCCGAGCACCGTCAGCTTGGTTTTGCACATTAATGGAACTTACAGAAGTCATTGGGCTGAACGTTTGGGCTTCT GTAAGAGTGGATGTGCTCCACTAGCATTTGACTGTATCAAGAGTGGTGGAGGAGTAATTCCCAGCACATTTGTCGGAATACAAAGAATATACCCTGTTCTATATCGGGAAAG GTTAAGTGATGGGGAATACACTGTAAGGTCAGAGAGGATGGAAGCTAAGATGCAGCAGTTATATAACCAaag GCGCTCTGAAGTTGCAGAAGAAGTTATATCCGAGTTACAGAGGGCAGATGCAGATATACTTATAAATAGTGATGGAAGTGAAGAAGCGGCAAAAATCTTTAAGATTCTTGAAACATCTGCTGAACCAGAAATTCTGATGGCTGGCATGAGTTCGAAGCAACTAAAATCTTTGTCTATTTATCAAGCAAAACTAGAG GAAACAAGGCAGTCAAACATTCATCAATCTATCGAAAAAGCTTTTGAAAATTCTGGTCTTAGTGGGAGAGATGTCACCCCATTTATGAGGTTGAGTGTAGTCGGGTTAACCACAAAAATTGGTCAGGAGAAGTGTTACCCGCGAAAAGGCTTGATTACGATATGGAATCCGACTGAGGAACAG AAGTTAGAGTTGGTTGAAGGACAGGCATATGCTGTTTCAGGACTTGTAGCATTTAATTCTGGTTCAGATACCCTTTACTTGCAAACACGAGGACCTACCACCAAATGGCGGCACTTATCTTCCTCGGCCTTGGAACAGTATCA GCCCTTCTATAAACCACGGAAACCTGTATCGTTGTACAATTTAGATGAAGTTCCTCTCTCAAG CGAATTTGATATTGCTGGATTTGTCATTTTCGTGGGTGAGGTTCATGCAACTGCTAATCAAAGGAAGCAATGGGTTTTTGTGACAGACTGCTCCGTACATGGATCACATACTAACAGGCCATCTGATGATTTACTTGCAATTAGCTTCTGCGCACCAACTAGTGGTCATGATTTATATCTACCAATCAGCCATAACCTTGTTGGATCAACG GTTGGTTTCTGTAATATCATTAAGAAGGAAAAGGACCAAATGAATCATATCTGGGTGGCAGAAACCACGGAAAATTCAGATTACTCCTTAACTTATGAACATAGACAATACATTCACCTTAAAGGTGCTGCTATTGCTTCTCAAAAGTGGGCTGAAGTTTCAAGTTTG ACGGTTGAGAAACTCAAGCAGAAGGTTATATCTATTGTATAA
- the LOC108202960 gene encoding protein BREAST CANCER SUSCEPTIBILITY 2 homolog B-like isoform X1 has product MSTWQLHSDAENNLRWSRLPDDPQTEVQTAAPTQLRRRLPSISDLALKGYSKLKESNNNNDSVNESGYQMFRTGSGKPLVANQSSLSKASAMLSEVVFDQGYPELNQSNANSVNELGYQMFQTGSGNPVAVNQSSLLKASAMLGDIISDQGHSMINESNANSLNDSGYQMFRTGSGKPVAVNQSSLSKASAMLSDVVSDQGYSKISGSNANSVNESGYQMFRTGSGKPVVVNQSSLLKASAMMSDAVSDQGFTKLTGNVGRPLRSPSTFRNGFKNSLALKRSPLSKASSILTNEAEPTVVTGSGVTVDTGQVKAIDSACNFGNSMFQTGSGKTVTISTSGLARAQKLLCLKDNHTHQGFEGMMQQLHAIPSNQQSLHHLGLEMGVADKQSKDSISSLRSPLKVRSETSGSELLEVTPDSVHSISRPSSIKFHTAGGRSISVSSNALQRARSLLGDPELGSFMNEGDAGEPVFSIFKDRKSNMNLKKSYCSDTCVSDQHSVTRKRVAKNFISPLRPTSSQKQSLVNVGSGKNLIRNFDAEAHESTTCNDVKGCQKYPKNNDPYSSDNTTREDNIAGSGFQKDPHKKQRGWPLVDISNTTDMGDRSNKQAVAVKRVVDRRSSGSFKKPRVSKFITPLNNEIPYTENGSLAIDPEESSYKNKFPGRYPFQATRKYVKEYFGAPPSVNTTLEHLPECIRTMNPDRAEKHCFPSECGSDSVGKEAFSAMLLQSGASMKYISDTWVTNHYKWIVWKLACYERFYSERYLTVSNVMEELKYRYDREVNHGHRSAIKRILEGDAPPYSVLVLCISSIQRNTEAIIKNISNSHGVDKSKVANVELTDGWYAVNAVLDAPLSKKLDSGKLFVGQKLKISGAGLSGWAGPVSPLEVPSTVSLVLHINGTYRSHWAERLGFCKSGCAPLAFDCIKSGGGVIPSTFVGIQRIYPVLYRERLSDGEYTVRSERMEAKMQQLYNQRRSEVAEEVISELQRADADILINSDGSEEAAKIFKILETSAEPEILMAGMSSKQLKSLSIYQAKLEETRQSNIHQSIEKAFENSGLSGRDVTPFMRLSVVGLTTKIGQEKCYPRKGLITIWNPTEEQKLELVEGQAYAVSGLVAFNSGSDTLYLQTRGPTTKWRHLSSSALEQYQPFYKPRKPVSLYNLDEVPLSSEFDIAGFVIFVGEVHATANQRKQWVFVTDCSVHGSHTNRPSDDLLAISFCAPTSGHDLYLPISHNLVGSTVGFCNIIKKEKDQMNHIWVAETTENSDYSLTYEHRQYIHLKGAAIASQKWAEVSSLRDNRLFAVKGLKSLKPILLWKLIMLSCGRW; this is encoded by the exons ATGTCTACGTGGCAGCTTCACTCAGACGCCGAAAACAATCTTCGGTGGAGCCGTCTCCCCGATGACCCCCAAACCGAAGTCCAAACCGCCGCACCGACTCAATTACGACGTCGTCTTCCTTCCATTTCCGATCTAGCGCTCAAAg GTTATTCGAAGTTGAAGGAgagtaataataacaatgaTAGTGTGAATGAGTCGGGTTACCAGATGTTTCGGACCGGGTCGGGCAAGCCTTTAGTTGCCAATCAGTCTTCATTATCAAAAGCATCAGCTATGCTGAGCGAGGTCGTATTTGATCAAG GTTATCCGGAGCTAAACCAGAGCAATGCTAATAGTGTGAATGAGTTGGGTTATCAGATGTTTCAGACCGGGTCAGGTAATCCTGTAGCTGTCAATCAATCTTCATTATTAAAAGCATCAGCTATGTTGGGCGATATCATATCAGATCAAG gtCATTCGATGATAAACGAGAGTAATGCTAATAGTTTGAATGACTCGGGTTATCAAATGTTTCGGACCGGGTCGGGTAAGCCCGTAGCAGTCAATCAGTCTTCCTTATCAAAAGCATCAGCTATGTTGAGTGATGTTGTATCGGATCAAG GTTATTCGAAAATAAGTGGGAGCAATGCTAATAGTGTCAATGAGTCGGGTTATCAGATGTTTCGGACTGGGTCTGGTAAACCAGTAGTTGTCAATCAATCGTCACTACTGAAAGCATCAGCTATGATGAGTGACGCTGTATCTGATCAAG GATTTACAAAGCTCACTGGAAATGTTGGACGACCTCTTAGAAGCCCTTCAACATTTCGAAATGGATTCAAGAATTCACTTGCTTTAAAAAGGTCTCCTCTTTCGAAAGCTTCATCAATTCTTACCAATGAAGCTGAGCCTACCGTGGTCACAGGGAGCGGGGTTACTGTAGATACAG GCCAGGTAAAAGCAATAGATAGCGCATGCAATTTTGGAAATTCAATGTTCCAGACAGGGTCAGGGAAAACAGTAACTATATCTACCTCAGGTCTTGCAAGAGCCCAAAAATTGTTGTGCTTGAAGGACAATCACACTCATCAAGGTTTTGAAGGAATGATGCAGCAGTTACATGCCATACCTAGTAATCAGCAAAGTTTGCATCATTTGGGTTTGGAGATGGGTGTTGCTGATAAGCAGTCAAAAGACAGCATCTCAAGTCTAAGATCTCCTCTCAAGGTAAGGTCTGAAACATCAGGGAGTGAGTTGCTGGAGGTTACTCCAGATAGTGTGCATTCTATTTCAAGACCATCTTCTATTAAGTTTCATACTGCTGGTGGAAGATCTATATCAGTTTCTAGTAATGCCTTGCAACGTGCAAGGAGCCTTCTTGGAGACCCAGAGTTGGGAAGTTTCATGAATGAAGGGGATGCTGGTGAGCCTGTCTTTTCCATTTTTAAAGACAGAAAATCGaatatgaatttaaaaaaatcatattgctCAGATACATGTGTTTCGGACCAACACTCTGTAACAAGAAAACGAGTGGCAAAGAACTTCATATCTCCTCTGCGTCCAACTTCCTCCCAAAAACAATCCTTGGTTAATGTAGGTTCAGGGAAAAACTTGATCAGAAACTTTGATGCAGAGGCCCATGAAAGCACTACTTGTAATGATGTGAAGGGCTGCCAAAAGTATCCTAAGAATAACGATCCCTATTCCTCCGATAATACAACACGCGAAGACAATATAGCTGGTTCTGGTTTCCAAAAAGACCCACACAAAAAGCAAAGAGGTTGGCCATTAGTTGATATCTCAAACACCACTGACATGGGTGATAGAAGTAACAAACAAGCTGTGGCTGTAAAGAGAGTAGTGGATAGGAGGAGCTCTGGTTCTTTCAAGAAGCCCCGTGTTTCTAAATTTATCACCCCCCTTAACAATGAAATTCCATATACTGAAAATG GTTCACTAGCCATAGATCCTGAAGAATCTTCTTACAAGAATAAGTTTCCTGGTCGATACCCTTTCCAGGCTACTCGAAAGTATGTCAAAGAGTATTTTGGTGCGCCGCCATCTGTCAATACTACG TTGGAGCATTTGCCAGAATGTATTAGAACAATGAATCCAGATAGAGCAGAGAAACATTGTTTCCCTAGTGAATGTGGTTCTGATAGTGTTGGGAAAGAAGCTTTTTCTGCAATGTTGCTGCAATCTGGAGCTTCCATGAAATATATTTCAGACAC TTGGGTTACAAATCACTATAAGTGGATTGTCTGGAAGCTTGCATGCTATGAACGATTTTATTCTGAGAGGTATCTGACCGTTAGTAATGTTATGGAAGAACTGAAATACAG ATATGATAGAGAAGTAAATCATGGACATCGATCAGCTATAAAAAGAATCTTAGAAGGAGATGCACCACCGTATTCTGTACTGGTACTTTGCATATCATCCATCCAGAGAAATACAGAGgcaataatcaaaaatatcagTAACTCACACGGAGTTGATAAAAGCAAAGTTGCAAATGTGGAATTGACAGATGGGTG GTATGCAGTGAATGCTGTACTAGATGCACCATTGTCTAAAAAGCTGGACTCCGGGAAATTGTTTGTCGGACAAAAACTTAAG ATCTCAGGAGCAGGACTAAGTGGTTGGGCTGGTCCAGTTTCACCTCTCGAG GTGCCGAGCACCGTCAGCTTGGTTTTGCACATTAATGGAACTTACAGAAGTCATTGGGCTGAACGTTTGGGCTTCT GTAAGAGTGGATGTGCTCCACTAGCATTTGACTGTATCAAGAGTGGTGGAGGAGTAATTCCCAGCACATTTGTCGGAATACAAAGAATATACCCTGTTCTATATCGGGAAAG GTTAAGTGATGGGGAATACACTGTAAGGTCAGAGAGGATGGAAGCTAAGATGCAGCAGTTATATAACCAaag GCGCTCTGAAGTTGCAGAAGAAGTTATATCCGAGTTACAGAGGGCAGATGCAGATATACTTATAAATAGTGATGGAAGTGAAGAAGCGGCAAAAATCTTTAAGATTCTTGAAACATCTGCTGAACCAGAAATTCTGATGGCTGGCATGAGTTCGAAGCAACTAAAATCTTTGTCTATTTATCAAGCAAAACTAGAG GAAACAAGGCAGTCAAACATTCATCAATCTATCGAAAAAGCTTTTGAAAATTCTGGTCTTAGTGGGAGAGATGTCACCCCATTTATGAGGTTGAGTGTAGTCGGGTTAACCACAAAAATTGGTCAGGAGAAGTGTTACCCGCGAAAAGGCTTGATTACGATATGGAATCCGACTGAGGAACAG AAGTTAGAGTTGGTTGAAGGACAGGCATATGCTGTTTCAGGACTTGTAGCATTTAATTCTGGTTCAGATACCCTTTACTTGCAAACACGAGGACCTACCACCAAATGGCGGCACTTATCTTCCTCGGCCTTGGAACAGTATCA GCCCTTCTATAAACCACGGAAACCTGTATCGTTGTACAATTTAGATGAAGTTCCTCTCTCAAG CGAATTTGATATTGCTGGATTTGTCATTTTCGTGGGTGAGGTTCATGCAACTGCTAATCAAAGGAAGCAATGGGTTTTTGTGACAGACTGCTCCGTACATGGATCACATACTAACAGGCCATCTGATGATTTACTTGCAATTAGCTTCTGCGCACCAACTAGTGGTCATGATTTATATCTACCAATCAGCCATAACCTTGTTGGATCAACG GTTGGTTTCTGTAATATCATTAAGAAGGAAAAGGACCAAATGAATCATATCTGGGTGGCAGAAACCACGGAAAATTCAGATTACTCCTTAACTTATGAACATAGACAATACATTCACCTTAAAGGTGCTGCTATTGCTTCTCAAAAGTGGGCTGAAGTTTCAAGTTTG AGGGACAATCGGCTCTTTGCAGTCAAAGGATTGAAGTCTTTAAAGCCAATCTTACTGTGGAAATTGATCATGCTCTCTTGTGGACGGTGGTAA
- the LOC108200650 gene encoding glucan endo-1,3-beta-glucosidase 5, translated as MGVHSCPRSNHEMMIGAVFLWAFWVASVVNGIGANWGTQATHPLELSTTVKLLKDNGFQKVKLFDADSVTLSALKGSGLEVMVGIPNEMLYSLANSVSAAENWVAKNVSTHISSNSVNIRYVAVGNEPFLAAFNGTFLDTTLPALQNIQAALIKAGLANQVKVTVPLNADVYQSSTDMPSTGDFRPDIHDLMLKIVKFLSDNLGPFTVNIYPFISLYNDANFPVDYAFFDGYPSPITDNGLVYDNVFDANYDTLVWALQKNGYGNMSIIVGEIGWPTDGNGNANLKYAQRFNQGFMSHMTKGTPMKPGPIDAYLFSLIDEDAKSIQPGNFERHWGIFYFDGTPKYDLKLGTAGKGLVPATNVQYLSKKWCVMSSSASLDDSGIAASVSYACENADCTSLEYGSSCANLDERGNISYAFNKYYQQQNQLETACKFPNLSVVTTSDPSTPECKFEIMILPISTNKKVSSGASKKPIGVLMFVFVLLLAAS; from the exons ATGGGTGTGCATTCATGTCCAAGAAGCAATCATGAGATGATGATTGGTGCTGTGTTTTTATGGGCTTTTTGGGTGGCTAGTGTTGTGAATGGCATTGGAGCTAATTGGGGAACACAAGCCACACATCCACTAGAGTTATCAACTACTGTGAAGCTTCTTAAGGACAATGGGTTCCAGAAAGTGAAGCTGTTTGATGCAGATTCTGTCACTTTGAGTGCTCTTAAAGGCTCTGGATTGGAAGTCATGGTTGGGATTCCTAATGAAATGCTTTATTCTTTGGCTAATAGTGTCTCTGCTGCTGAAAATTGGGTTGCCAAGAATGTCTCCACTCATATCTCCTCCAACAGTGTCAACATTAG GTATGTTGCAGTTGGAAATGAACCATTCCTTGCTGCATTCAACGGAACGTTTCTTGATACAACTTTACCTGCCCTCCAAAATATTCAGGCTGCTCTGATAAAGGCTGGTCTTGCTAATCAGGTGAAAGTGACTGTCCCTCTAAACGCTGATGTGTACCAAAGCTCAACCGACATGCCATCTACTGGTGATTTCCGACCTGACATTCATGACCTCATGCTAAAAATTGTCAAGTTCTTGAGTGATAACTTGGGCCCTTTTACTGTCAACATATACCCCTTTATAAGCCTCTATAACGACGCCAACTTCCCTGTTGACTATGCCTTCTTCGACGGCTATCCATCCCCTATTACTGACAATGGCCTGGTTTATGACAATGTATTTGATGCAAATTATGACACACTTGTCTGGGCCCTCCAGAAAAACGGGTATGGAAACATGTCGATCATAGTTGGAGAGATCGGGTGGCCCACTGATGGCAATGGTAATGCAAACCTCAAGTATGCTCAGAGATTCAACCAAGGCTTCATGTCACATATGACCAAAGGTACTCCTATGAAACCAGGCCCTATAGATGCCTATTTATTCAGCCTCATCGACGAGGATGCAAAGAGCATCCAACCAGGTAACTTTGAGCGGCATTGGGGAATTTTCTACTTTGATGGCACACCTAAATATGATCTCAAACTTGGAACAGCAGGAAAAGGCCTAGTACCAGCAACCAATGTTCAGTACCTCTCAAAGAAATGGTGTGTCATGTCATCCTCAGCAAGTCTTGATGATTCAGGGATTGCAGCTAGTGTGAGCTACGCTTGTGAAAACGCAGATTGTACTAGCCTGGAATACGGATCATCTTGTGCAAATCTTGATGAACGTGGGAACATATCGTATGCTTTTAACAAATACTACCAGCAGCAGAACCAGCTCGAGACTGCCTGTAAGTTTCCAAATCTTTCGGTGGTCACTACTAGTGATCCATCAACTCCAGAGTGCAAATTTGAAATCATGATACTACCAATTAGTACTAATAAGAAGGTTAGTTCTGGGGCATCAAAGAAACCTATAGGTGTATTGATGTTTGTTTTTGTATTACTCTTGGCAGCTTCTTAA